From Acropora muricata isolate sample 2 chromosome 14, ASM3666990v1, whole genome shotgun sequence, one genomic window encodes:
- the LOC136899508 gene encoding splicing regulatory glutamine/lysine-rich protein 1-like isoform X2 has product MTTGTEKPTTRVIQVTNIAQNATVDQMKTLFGFLGEIEEMHLFPEDPMVHLGTATRVCFVKFTDPSSVHVAQHLTNTVFIDRALIVVPVQDGTIPDESQAVQLAAPASAVAGGFTGSSGGLLPTPPIPAQVPIVPGVVSTVIPGLATTLTMPAPLPTPPPLTNVDPSKIDEIRRTVYVGNLDTTLSAEQLMAFFSGCGEIRYVRMSGDETQPTRFAFVEFSESSAVNTALQYNGAIFGGRPLKVNHSKNAIVKPASKSSDKDRKDVDKAMRRVKEASSIIEDEIDPADKSRSRSRSRSRQRSRSRSRRRKSRSRSGSRRRRSRTRSPSRSMRRRSRSTSVSRRRRRSRTRSPSRDKYRDRRRRSRSSSRHRNFRRSRSRERRKPRRSRSRERKSRSRDRSRDKSRERKRTVSPERSPSKERKPAKEKSVEKDEVKEKSREKSEERADTEKRISKENERAKEKELEREKERERRKEKERQKEKEREKEREKREREKEKEKQREEERERKREREQEREKERDRDRRRGRSKSASKSPSPKRHHKRKKEKKTREKKYSSSQSADEESDKERNFPESDGEKEKSKRSKRHGSVEPQDSEDSDYEKTKKKKKKYVEEDMDEDLSDDEERRDEREDKQYSEQRDESRHREEKSDRDNRDERKSKKKSRGYKKKPVSAGDYDSDSH; this is encoded by the exons ATGACTACAGGGACTGAGAAGCCCACTACGCGGGTAATCCAAGTAACAAACATTGCGCAAAATGCTACAGTTGATCAAATGAAGACCTTGTTTGGCTTTCTTGGAGAAATCGAGGAAATGCATCTTTTCCCAGA AGATCCTATGGTCCACCTCGGTACTGCGACGCGTGTCTGCTTTGTCAAGTTTACTGATCCCTCCAGCGTGCATGTTGCACAACATCTCACAAATACTGTCTTTATAGACAGAGCTCTGATTGTGGTACCAGTTCAAGATG GAACAATACCAGATGAATCTCAAGCAGTTCAGTTAGCAGCACCAGCAAGTGCTGTTGCTGGAGGATTTACTGGATCATCAGGAGGACTTCTACCCACCCCACCCATACCAGCTCAG GTTCCTATTGTTCCTGGTGTTGTTTCCACTGTGATTCCTGGG TTGGCCACCACTCTGACAATGCCAGCACCCCTACCAACCCCTCCCCCATTGACCAATGTAGACCCAAGCAAAATTGATGAAATAAGAAGAACTGTGTATGTTGGTAACTTGGATACAACG CTCTCGGCAGAACAACTCATGGCATTTTTCTCTGGCTGTGGTGAGATCAGATATGTTAGAATGTCAGGAGATGAGACCCAGCCCACCAG GTTTGCTTTTGTTGAGTTTTCAGAGTCCAGTGCAGTAAACACTGCCTTGCAGTACAATGGAGCAATTTTTGGTGGTCGACCGCTCAA AGTCAACCACTCCAAAAATGCCATTGTTAAGCCAGCATCAAAATCCTCAGACAAGGATAGAAAAGATGTTGACAAAGCAATGCGGCGTGTCAAAGAAGCATCCTCCATAATTGAAGATGAAATTGATCCAG CGGACAAGTCAAGATCTCGCTCCAGATCAAGATCTAGACAAAGATCCAGATCAAG GTCCAGAAGACGTAAATCTCGTTCCAGGTCAGGATCTCGTAGAAGACGGTCACGCACTCGCTCACCTTCCAG GTCCATGAGACGCAGATCTCGTTCTACGTCAGTGTCTCGAAGAAGAAGGCGATCACGCACCCGCTCACCCTCCAG AGATAAATATAGAGACAGGCGTCGTAGATCTCGTTCATCATCACGGCACAGGAATTTTCGACGTTCTAGGAGCAG GGAAAGGAGGAAACCAAGGCGTTCTAGGTCAAGGGAACGAAAGTCCAGATCTCGTGACCGCTCACGTGATAAGTCTAGAGAAAGAAAGAGGACGGTTTCACCAGAGAGATCGCcgtcaaaagaaagaaaaccagcCAAAGAGAAATCTGTGGAGAAAGATGAAGTAAAGGAGAAAAGCAGAGAAAAATCAGAAGAAAGAGCAGACACAGAGAAAAGGATATCCAAGGAAAATGAAAGagcgaaagaaaaagaactagaaagggaaaaagaacgagaaagaagaaaggaaaaggaaagacagaaagaaaaggagagagaaaaggaaagggaaaaaagagaacgggagaaagagaaggagaagcaACGGGAGGAAGAACGAGAGAGGAAACGTGAAAGAGAACAAGAACGAGAAAAAGAGCGTGACAGGGACAGACGTAGGGGAAGATCAAAGAGTGCATCAAAGTCGCCATCTCCGAAGAG GCATCACAagagaaagaaggaaaagaaaaccaGAGAGAAAAAGTACAGCAGTTCACAAAGTGCTGATGAAGAAAGtgacaaagaaagaaactttCCAG AGAGTGATGGAGAGAAGGAGAAAAGTAAGAGAAGCAAACGACATGGCAGTGTAGAACCACAAGACAGTGAAGACTCGGATTACGAGAAGactaagaaaaagaagaagaaatatgTTGAAGAAGACATGGATGAGGACTTGTCAGATGATGAGGAGCGAAGAGATGAGCGGGAAGATAAACAGTACAGTGAGCAACGAGATGAAAGCCGACACAGAGAAGAAAAAAGTGACCGAGACAACAGAGATGAGCGGAAGTCAAAGAAGAAATCACGCGGATACAAGAAGAAGCCAGTTAGTGCTGGCGATTATGACAGTGACAGTCACTGA
- the LOC136899508 gene encoding splicing regulatory glutamine/lysine-rich protein 1-like isoform X1 — MTTGTEKPTTRVIQVTNIAQNATVDQMKTLFGFLGEIEEMHLFPEDPMVHLGTATRVCFVKFTDPSSVHVAQHLTNTVFIDRALIVVPVQDGTIPDESQAVQLAAPASAVAGGFTGSSGGLLPTPPIPAQVPIVPGVVSTVIPGLATTLTMPAPLPTPPPLTNVDPSKIDEIRRTVYVGNLDTTLSAEQLMAFFSGCGEIRYVRMSGDETQPTRFAFVEFSESSAVNTALQYNGAIFGGRPLKVNHSKNAIVKPASKSSDKDRKDVDKAMRRVKEASSIIEDEIDPADKSRSRSRSRSRQRSRSRSRRRKSRSRSGSRRRRSRTRSPSRSMRRRSRSTSVSRRRRRSRTRSPSRDKYRDRRRRSRSSSRHRNFRRSRSRERRKPRRSRSRERKSRSRDRSRDKSRERKRTVSPERSPSKERKPAKEKSVEKDEVKEKSREKSEERADTEKRISKENERAKEKELEREKERERRKEKERQKEKEREKEREKREREKEKEKQREEERERKREREQEREKERDRDRRRGRSKSASKSPSPKRHHKRKKEKKTREKKYSSSQSADEESDKERNFPAESDGEKEKSKRSKRHGSVEPQDSEDSDYEKTKKKKKKYVEEDMDEDLSDDEERRDEREDKQYSEQRDESRHREEKSDRDNRDERKSKKKSRGYKKKPVSAGDYDSDSH, encoded by the exons ATGACTACAGGGACTGAGAAGCCCACTACGCGGGTAATCCAAGTAACAAACATTGCGCAAAATGCTACAGTTGATCAAATGAAGACCTTGTTTGGCTTTCTTGGAGAAATCGAGGAAATGCATCTTTTCCCAGA AGATCCTATGGTCCACCTCGGTACTGCGACGCGTGTCTGCTTTGTCAAGTTTACTGATCCCTCCAGCGTGCATGTTGCACAACATCTCACAAATACTGTCTTTATAGACAGAGCTCTGATTGTGGTACCAGTTCAAGATG GAACAATACCAGATGAATCTCAAGCAGTTCAGTTAGCAGCACCAGCAAGTGCTGTTGCTGGAGGATTTACTGGATCATCAGGAGGACTTCTACCCACCCCACCCATACCAGCTCAG GTTCCTATTGTTCCTGGTGTTGTTTCCACTGTGATTCCTGGG TTGGCCACCACTCTGACAATGCCAGCACCCCTACCAACCCCTCCCCCATTGACCAATGTAGACCCAAGCAAAATTGATGAAATAAGAAGAACTGTGTATGTTGGTAACTTGGATACAACG CTCTCGGCAGAACAACTCATGGCATTTTTCTCTGGCTGTGGTGAGATCAGATATGTTAGAATGTCAGGAGATGAGACCCAGCCCACCAG GTTTGCTTTTGTTGAGTTTTCAGAGTCCAGTGCAGTAAACACTGCCTTGCAGTACAATGGAGCAATTTTTGGTGGTCGACCGCTCAA AGTCAACCACTCCAAAAATGCCATTGTTAAGCCAGCATCAAAATCCTCAGACAAGGATAGAAAAGATGTTGACAAAGCAATGCGGCGTGTCAAAGAAGCATCCTCCATAATTGAAGATGAAATTGATCCAG CGGACAAGTCAAGATCTCGCTCCAGATCAAGATCTAGACAAAGATCCAGATCAAG GTCCAGAAGACGTAAATCTCGTTCCAGGTCAGGATCTCGTAGAAGACGGTCACGCACTCGCTCACCTTCCAG GTCCATGAGACGCAGATCTCGTTCTACGTCAGTGTCTCGAAGAAGAAGGCGATCACGCACCCGCTCACCCTCCAG AGATAAATATAGAGACAGGCGTCGTAGATCTCGTTCATCATCACGGCACAGGAATTTTCGACGTTCTAGGAGCAG GGAAAGGAGGAAACCAAGGCGTTCTAGGTCAAGGGAACGAAAGTCCAGATCTCGTGACCGCTCACGTGATAAGTCTAGAGAAAGAAAGAGGACGGTTTCACCAGAGAGATCGCcgtcaaaagaaagaaaaccagcCAAAGAGAAATCTGTGGAGAAAGATGAAGTAAAGGAGAAAAGCAGAGAAAAATCAGAAGAAAGAGCAGACACAGAGAAAAGGATATCCAAGGAAAATGAAAGagcgaaagaaaaagaactagaaagggaaaaagaacgagaaagaagaaaggaaaaggaaagacagaaagaaaaggagagagaaaaggaaagggaaaaaagagaacgggagaaagagaaggagaagcaACGGGAGGAAGAACGAGAGAGGAAACGTGAAAGAGAACAAGAACGAGAAAAAGAGCGTGACAGGGACAGACGTAGGGGAAGATCAAAGAGTGCATCAAAGTCGCCATCTCCGAAGAG GCATCACAagagaaagaaggaaaagaaaaccaGAGAGAAAAAGTACAGCAGTTCACAAAGTGCTGATGAAGAAAGtgacaaagaaagaaactttCCAG CAGAGAGTGATGGAGAGAAGGAGAAAAGTAAGAGAAGCAAACGACATGGCAGTGTAGAACCACAAGACAGTGAAGACTCGGATTACGAGAAGactaagaaaaagaagaagaaatatgTTGAAGAAGACATGGATGAGGACTTGTCAGATGATGAGGAGCGAAGAGATGAGCGGGAAGATAAACAGTACAGTGAGCAACGAGATGAAAGCCGACACAGAGAAGAAAAAAGTGACCGAGACAACAGAGATGAGCGGAAGTCAAAGAAGAAATCACGCGGATACAAGAAGAAGCCAGTTAGTGCTGGCGATTATGACAGTGACAGTCACTGA